In the Paenibacillus pabuli genome, one interval contains:
- a CDS encoding stalk domain-containing protein, with product MVRKHIGKTIAATLIGLSLLGTTVNIGDVHAAPAISVKLDDVALQFDAAPRIDKGVTYVPFRTVGEALGIQITWNSKSQTVKAVGSVKGQATEVLLQVGSTTATVNGKKVKLAAAPVQREGRVLIPLSSFSSQFGVGVGWDQATRTVSLVSPQREMHLRAFYAVRAFHEIDLVSSMNSVAFGWSRIDRDGQFTLQGKEYYLPEAAGEVTPQTIVADAADQNIKPYLMVYALDGQGELTKVLSDSSLREKSIQGITDAVSENGFGGVVLDFEGLGFKLDAKQQQKLLNDYVKQLKASLPRDISISLAVPPLNSAYKGYDYKTLASMADDLIIMAYQYNPVGTKAQIPEPNSLVDQAIQLALNAGVPKDKLLLGINLNSETVSSIDDKLGLAKRYNLKGAAFWRLGLFREFSNQMEDAVNASVIKE from the coding sequence ATGGTACGTAAACACATAGGTAAAACAATTGCTGCCACCCTGATCGGCTTGTCCTTGCTTGGAACGACGGTAAACATCGGTGATGTGCATGCAGCACCTGCCATATCGGTCAAGTTGGATGATGTAGCACTCCAATTTGATGCTGCCCCGCGAATTGATAAAGGAGTTACTTATGTCCCCTTCCGTACCGTAGGTGAAGCATTGGGAATCCAGATCACATGGAACAGCAAATCGCAAACCGTCAAAGCTGTAGGCAGTGTTAAAGGTCAAGCCACAGAGGTCCTTCTTCAAGTGGGAAGCACCACGGCTACCGTCAACGGCAAAAAAGTGAAACTGGCCGCCGCCCCGGTTCAGCGAGAAGGACGTGTACTCATTCCGCTGAGTTCGTTCAGCAGTCAATTCGGCGTGGGTGTGGGTTGGGATCAGGCTACACGTACGGTTTCTCTGGTCTCCCCGCAACGTGAAATGCATTTGAGAGCATTTTATGCCGTGCGGGCATTTCATGAAATCGATCTGGTTTCATCCATGAACTCCGTTGCTTTTGGCTGGAGTCGAATCGACCGGGATGGCCAGTTCACGCTTCAAGGAAAGGAGTATTATCTCCCTGAGGCAGCAGGCGAAGTAACCCCTCAGACCATCGTGGCAGATGCTGCGGATCAGAATATTAAACCATACCTTATGGTGTACGCACTGGATGGTCAAGGTGAGCTAACCAAAGTTCTGAGTGACAGCAGTCTGCGCGAAAAATCGATTCAGGGTATAACCGATGCCGTTTCAGAGAATGGATTCGGTGGCGTTGTTCTTGATTTTGAAGGATTGGGGTTTAAACTGGATGCCAAGCAGCAGCAAAAGCTGCTTAACGACTATGTCAAACAATTAAAGGCATCCTTGCCCCGTGATATATCCATATCACTAGCTGTACCGCCTCTAAACAGTGCATATAAAGGCTATGATTACAAAACGCTCGCTTCCATGGCAGATGATCTCATTATTATGGCTTATCAATATAACCCTGTGGGTACCAAAGCACAGATCCCTGAGCCCAACAGTCTCGTTGACCAAGCCATCCAGCTAGCACTTAACGCAGGTGTTCCAAAAGATAAGCTGCTGCTCGGTATTAACTTAAACAGCGAAACCGTCTCCTCCATTGACGATAAGCTGGGATTAGCCAAGAGATACAACCTCAAAGGAGCTGCATTCTGGCGCCTCGGGTTATTCCGGGAATTTAGCAATCAGATGGAAGACGCGGTGAATGCGTCAGTGATCAAGGAATAA
- a CDS encoding PLP-dependent aminotransferase family protein, with translation MNYSFSNRIAALQPSIIREILKASSGQNVIPFSAGNPAPETFPIEAIRTFTQSILEQDPVTALQYGITEGYAPLRDTLTSHLKTNYNTGTSSDELFIVSGAQQGIELACKVFCNEGDTIICESPSFIGSLNSFRASGARLVGIPMESDGIDIGKLEHALQTEQNVKLIYLIPSFQNPTGVTTSLEKRKAIYALAKQYGVMILEDNPYGELRFSGEDVPTIKSMDEEGLVIYVGSFSKILSAGLRVGFVLAPNEVVQKMVVAKQGEDVHTAMLPQILAYKFMAEYQYAEHISSIREIYHRKSALMMNKLKEHMGDSITFTQPDGGLFLWCDLPAHIPMLDYAKSSAASGVAVVPGTAFLVDESEPCNAIRLNFSTPSDEQIVKGIEILGQVLKQYS, from the coding sequence ATGAACTATTCTTTTTCCAACCGGATTGCAGCACTGCAGCCGTCCATTATTCGAGAGATCCTGAAGGCGTCCTCGGGTCAGAACGTAATTCCATTCTCTGCGGGGAATCCCGCTCCGGAGACGTTTCCCATTGAAGCCATTCGCACATTCACGCAGTCCATTCTGGAGCAGGATCCCGTAACGGCTCTGCAATACGGGATAACCGAAGGTTATGCCCCGCTGCGCGATACATTGACAAGTCACCTGAAGACGAATTATAACACAGGCACATCATCGGACGAGCTATTTATTGTCTCGGGTGCACAGCAAGGCATTGAGCTTGCCTGCAAAGTATTCTGTAATGAGGGAGACACGATCATCTGCGAAAGCCCAAGCTTCATTGGGTCTTTGAACTCCTTTCGGGCTTCAGGTGCAAGGCTGGTTGGCATTCCCATGGAGAGCGACGGCATTGATATCGGCAAGCTGGAACATGCACTGCAAACCGAGCAGAATGTGAAATTGATCTACCTGATTCCGAGTTTCCAAAATCCGACGGGAGTAACGACAAGTCTGGAGAAACGCAAAGCCATCTATGCTCTTGCCAAACAGTATGGTGTCATGATTCTGGAAGATAATCCATACGGTGAGCTTCGATTCAGCGGAGAAGATGTGCCTACGATCAAATCCATGGACGAAGAAGGACTGGTTATCTATGTGGGCTCCTTCTCCAAAATTTTGTCTGCCGGCTTGCGCGTTGGTTTTGTGCTGGCTCCAAACGAAGTGGTACAGAAGATGGTGGTTGCCAAACAGGGAGAAGACGTACATACGGCGATGCTTCCACAGATTTTGGCATACAAGTTCATGGCTGAATACCAATACGCCGAACATATCAGCAGCATTCGTGAGATCTATCACAGAAAATCTGCCTTGATGATGAACAAGCTGAAGGAGCATATGGGGGATTCAATTACGTTCACTCAACCGGATGGAGGTCTTTTCCTCTGGTGTGATCTGCCGGCTCATATTCCGATGCTGGATTATGCCAAGTCGTCTGCTGCCAGTGGCGTAGCAGTAGTTCCGGGTACGGCCTTTCTCGTTGATGAGAGTGAACCTTGCAATGCGATCCGATTAAATTTCTCCACACCATCCGATGAACAGATTGTGAAGGGAATCGAAATTCTGGGGCAGGTTCTGAAGCAATATTCATAA
- a CDS encoding NAD(P)/FAD-dependent oxidoreductase, translating into MSEPLDVVVVGAGIAGSTCALQLARQGHRTLLLDRQSFPRHKTCGEFMSPETKEMLEYLKIQLQEVTPSTMDHAQIIMPQGGQIVAPLPGPAYGISRHELDRILHKQAEAAGAEIMTKAMITGIKLLEDDHYEVQVKQGNERLSYRTKSVIGAYGTKKPRGMTSPPELRDETVYVGVKSHYSGLRMSARVELYFCEGGYVGISPIENGIANVAALLTLDTVQGSGKSVTDILQAASETNGRLAARLAEGEPVQGTQVSIAPLNLSNVPEPWSQFPHIGDAMLMIPPLCGDGMSIALRSSILCAEWTHRYLREDIGFAEWQEGYTKDASNEFTELLRRARRIQKLAFAKTNKYYPALARLFPGLATYLVKATRLSEMNAARG; encoded by the coding sequence GTGTCTGAACCACTAGATGTCGTTGTCGTAGGCGCCGGAATCGCTGGCAGTACGTGCGCCCTGCAGTTGGCGAGACAAGGTCATCGTACGCTTTTGCTGGATCGTCAGTCATTCCCCAGGCACAAAACCTGCGGTGAATTCATGTCACCAGAAACCAAAGAAATGTTGGAGTATCTGAAGATTCAGCTTCAGGAAGTGACACCCAGCACCATGGACCATGCCCAGATCATCATGCCTCAGGGCGGACAGATTGTAGCTCCCCTGCCAGGACCGGCTTATGGTATAAGTCGACATGAATTGGATCGAATTCTCCACAAGCAAGCTGAAGCTGCGGGAGCCGAAATTATGACTAAAGCGATGATCACTGGTATTAAGCTGCTTGAAGATGATCATTACGAGGTGCAGGTCAAACAAGGAAATGAACGATTAAGCTATAGAACGAAGTCTGTCATCGGCGCGTATGGAACCAAAAAGCCGCGTGGAATGACGTCACCGCCTGAATTGAGGGATGAAACCGTATATGTTGGGGTGAAATCGCACTATAGTGGCCTTCGTATGTCGGCTAGGGTAGAGCTCTATTTCTGCGAGGGAGGATACGTGGGCATTTCACCAATCGAAAATGGTATCGCGAATGTGGCAGCGTTGTTAACGCTGGATACGGTGCAGGGAAGCGGCAAGTCTGTAACCGATATACTGCAGGCGGCCTCCGAAACCAATGGCAGGCTCGCGGCAAGGCTGGCAGAAGGCGAGCCTGTTCAGGGAACGCAGGTTTCCATCGCCCCGCTCAACTTGTCCAATGTGCCTGAGCCTTGGTCCCAGTTCCCGCATATTGGAGATGCGATGCTGATGATTCCTCCCCTGTGCGGTGATGGCATGTCCATTGCGCTGCGTTCTTCCATTCTGTGTGCAGAGTGGACCCACCGTTATCTGCGGGAGGATATCGGTTTTGCGGAGTGGCAGGAAGGATATACGAAGGATGCGAGCAATGAATTTACAGAGCTGCTGAGGCGGGCACGGAGAATCCAGAAGCTGGCTTTTGCCAAAACCAACAAATACTATCCCGCGTTGGCCCGGTTATTTCCTGGTCTGGCAACATATCTGGTTAAGGCTACAAGGTTATCGGAGATGAATGCAGCTCGCGGATAA
- a CDS encoding methyltransferase domain-containing protein gives MSFFRNLSSRAKEDELMDDFSMGGEELREALQHLRRLNKIFAAPGPTLAGVEKLWKFIGSPSKLSIMDVGAGSGDVNQKLLHWSNQKGVDLTITLVDLTEEACEEARQLFQNEPRVNVQRADVMKLPDASADIVTGSQFVHHFEGQLLVDIVSHMLRVSRYGVVINDIHRHPVSYTAVWLTTRMISRNRYIRHDGPLSVAKGFTAKDWQELKQQLNHDTMTYEWKPLFRYSVVIPNHQAG, from the coding sequence ATGTCCTTCTTTAGAAACTTGTCGAGCCGTGCGAAGGAAGATGAACTGATGGATGATTTCTCCATGGGCGGGGAAGAATTGCGTGAAGCACTGCAGCACCTGCGGCGACTCAATAAAATATTTGCCGCTCCTGGCCCTACCCTTGCCGGTGTCGAGAAGTTATGGAAATTCATCGGTAGCCCTTCTAAGCTGAGCATTATGGATGTAGGGGCAGGCTCAGGAGACGTTAATCAGAAGCTGCTTCATTGGTCGAACCAAAAGGGTGTTGACCTTACGATAACGCTGGTCGATCTGACAGAGGAGGCTTGCGAGGAGGCGAGACAGCTCTTTCAAAATGAACCAAGGGTCAATGTACAGCGTGCCGATGTAATGAAATTACCGGATGCCTCGGCAGATATTGTGACAGGATCGCAGTTTGTCCATCATTTTGAAGGACAACTGCTGGTCGATATAGTTTCACATATGCTGCGTGTCTCCAGGTATGGCGTTGTTATTAACGATATTCACCGACACCCGGTATCCTATACCGCGGTATGGCTTACAACCCGGATGATCTCGCGGAATCGCTATATTCGCCATGACGGTCCACTGTCTGTTGCCAAAGGCTTCACGGCAAAGGATTGGCAGGAGTTAAAACAGCAATTGAACCATGACACCATGACATATGAATGGAAACCATTGTTTCGTTACTCCGTCGTCATACCGAATCACCAGGCAGGGTAA
- a CDS encoding type III polyketide synthase encodes MNQSLRDRTDIAILGMGTALPVHEVAQSDIAELIASSLEDQQDLARFAKRVFRSCGVETRYTVEPSYLGPLEDCRYLPSGSGDHSLIPSTQERMDTYKREAVPLGMEAAQKALKDAGMSPEQITHIITVSCTGQYLPGLDVMLIRDLGLSPRVNRLPLIFQGCAAGLKAIQMARDVVQGMADAQVLVVCVELCTLHFQPVKERGALFAASFFGDGASACIVAAPESEQRHYLDLGTGYSVLLPDSTEDMTWEVGNQGYDLYLSPRIPKLLGAHLENELYQLLGSDSLPELWAIHPGGRGIVDSVQEVMNLRAEQTKYSREILRTVGNLSSNTILFVLQAMREELKARNQSSTEGVAMAFGPGLTAELMRFTYVPSYTPALKEKDHVLL; translated from the coding sequence ATGAATCAATCCTTGCGTGACCGTACAGATATCGCCATCCTGGGCATGGGAACTGCACTGCCTGTACATGAAGTTGCCCAGTCCGATATTGCTGAACTCATTGCCTCATCGCTTGAAGACCAACAGGATTTGGCCCGTTTTGCCAAAAGAGTGTTCAGGTCCTGCGGTGTCGAAACACGTTATACGGTGGAACCCAGTTATCTTGGACCGCTTGAGGATTGTCGTTACCTGCCTTCGGGGTCGGGGGACCATTCACTGATTCCGTCCACGCAGGAACGAATGGATACATACAAAAGGGAGGCGGTCCCGCTAGGGATGGAGGCTGCCCAGAAGGCATTGAAGGATGCAGGCATGTCTCCTGAGCAGATTACACATATCATCACCGTCAGCTGCACAGGACAGTATCTGCCTGGTCTGGATGTTATGCTGATTCGCGATTTGGGATTATCTCCCCGCGTAAACCGGCTACCACTGATATTTCAGGGCTGTGCGGCGGGATTAAAAGCCATTCAAATGGCTCGTGATGTCGTTCAGGGGATGGCTGATGCACAGGTGCTGGTGGTATGTGTGGAACTGTGCACCCTGCATTTTCAACCGGTTAAGGAGAGGGGGGCGCTGTTTGCAGCTTCATTCTTCGGGGACGGAGCGTCTGCCTGTATTGTTGCTGCTCCTGAATCGGAGCAGCGGCATTATCTCGACCTTGGAACCGGTTATTCCGTTTTGCTTCCCGATTCTACGGAAGATATGACCTGGGAGGTAGGCAATCAAGGCTACGATCTGTACTTGTCGCCTCGCATCCCCAAACTGCTCGGTGCCCACTTGGAGAATGAGCTCTACCAATTGCTTGGAAGTGACAGTCTACCTGAACTGTGGGCCATTCATCCCGGCGGACGGGGAATCGTTGATTCGGTTCAGGAAGTTATGAACTTAAGAGCAGAACAGACGAAGTACAGCAGAGAAATTCTCAGAACCGTGGGGAACTTATCGTCCAATACGATTTTATTTGTGCTTCAAGCCATGCGTGAGGAGTTGAAAGCCCGCAATCAGTCTTCAACGGAGGGTGTGGCGATGGCGTTTGGACCTGGACTGACCGCCGAGCTCATGAGATTTACTTATGTTCCGTCATATACGCCAGCGCTCAAGGAGAAGGACCATGTCCTTCTTTAG
- the murB gene encoding UDP-N-acetylmuramate dehydrogenase translates to MNSYQLLSKSLFDNFHKDRIRYSEPIRNYTYTRLGGEADILIFPETIDEIATIVKLAVQNDIPLTILGYGSNMIVRDGGIRGITVSLQNLNQVTVNGHTMTAQSGAAIIDVSRQALDASLTGLEFACGIPGSVGGALYMNAGAYGGQMSDVVESAIVVTEAGEIVTMQSEELLLGYRKSVFMGKQDIIIEVKFKLQPGDPAQIKAKMDELTYARESKQPLEYASCGSVFKRPEGHFAGKLIQDCGLQGTRIGGAEVSRKHSGFIVNVDNATAQDYIDMIALIQEKVRSQFNVDLETEVVIIGDELNK, encoded by the coding sequence ATGAATTCATATCAGTTATTAAGCAAAAGCCTGTTTGACAACTTTCACAAAGACCGCATTCGATATTCCGAACCTATCCGAAATTATACGTACACGCGACTCGGCGGGGAAGCTGATATCCTGATATTTCCCGAGACCATAGATGAAATAGCTACAATTGTGAAACTGGCGGTTCAGAATGACATTCCGTTGACTATCCTGGGTTACGGTTCCAACATGATTGTCAGAGATGGCGGCATTCGGGGGATTACCGTTTCACTGCAGAATCTGAACCAGGTCACCGTGAATGGCCATACGATGACCGCACAGAGCGGTGCAGCCATTATTGATGTATCCCGTCAGGCGTTAGACGCGAGTCTTACTGGACTCGAATTTGCCTGCGGCATTCCGGGCTCGGTAGGGGGTGCACTCTACATGAATGCCGGGGCGTACGGAGGACAGATGTCCGATGTGGTTGAGTCTGCCATTGTCGTGACTGAGGCAGGCGAAATCGTCACGATGCAGAGCGAAGAGCTGCTGCTGGGTTACCGCAAAAGTGTGTTTATGGGCAAACAGGATATCATCATTGAGGTGAAGTTCAAACTGCAGCCGGGAGATCCGGCACAGATCAAGGCGAAGATGGATGAACTTACTTATGCGAGAGAGTCCAAGCAACCGCTGGAGTATGCCTCCTGCGGAAGTGTCTTTAAACGTCCTGAAGGCCATTTCGCAGGCAAATTGATTCAGGATTGCGGACTTCAGGGGACCCGAATCGGCGGTGCCGAAGTATCTCGCAAACATTCCGGCTTCATTGTGAATGTGGATAATGCCACGGCGCAGGATTACATCGATATGATTGCGCTCATTCAGGAGAAGGTGCGGAGCCAGTTCAATGTGGATTTGGAAACGGAAGTCGTCATCATTGGCGATGAATTAAATAAATAA